TATCTATTTGAGCCATTGAACGCCGACTCACTAAACTCTGAGCAACCAAACTTGGATCAACTGAACTTTGGCTCACTGAGTTTTGACCAACCCAATTCTGGTTCGGCGAATCATAACCCACCAGATGATGCAGGTGAGCGACTCCAAACAACGCCCAGGTTAATCGACTATAGGCAGAGCAGTAAACCCGTTTTTTATAGCATTCATAAATGAGTGTCAGAAAACCGTGAACTGTAAATGGCAAATCAAAAACACTATCAATCTCATCTACAAAGATACAAATCGATGCTTGTGGAAACTGAACTATCAGAATTTCTTCAAGCAATAAACTCAATCGTTGTAGTTCTGAAAAACGATTGTGGTTATTCCACCATTGGTTGAAGTTAATTGCTGTTAATAGTCCAAAATCATGTAGGAGTTCAAATGCAATACTCTTATACCACTGCGATCGCGTGATGTGCTGGCTCCCAATTCGAGCCATGTCTAACGAGGCACACACCACCCCCATTTGCTGTAGCTGGTGGCGCATTCTAACCCGTAAACTTGACTTGCCCATTTGGCGGGAGTTCAAAACGCAACACAGTTCTCCTGCCCGTAATGCCTGATAGAGATCGGTATCAGCTTGTCTGACAACATAACTGAGAGCATTCACTCTAAGGCTGCCACCAACTTGATATGCATAACTATTCATTCTGGATCTCGGCTAATTGTAAATTAGCAAGCTGTGACCTGAAGTATTGTTGATACAGGTCACAACTGGGTCTGACTTCGTTGCCAGTGAGACGAATTAACCCCATACCTTCAAGCCTGTGGGCGATCGCTGCGTCCAGTTGCACTGCACGAGAGGCAGTAATGACATGGTGAAACGCCTCTAACAGTTCTGGTTGTTGACGTAGTGAATTCCAATGTCGATGCAAATGACCACTATAAATTCCGGCTTGAGTGGGGGCTTGTTGCAATAGGTTTGTTAACGAAAGACCTTCAACTTTGAGGTGATAAAACGCTAATTGTAATAGATAGGGATGTCCTCCAATTAAAGCTAGCAGGGGTTCTAAATCGGATAGGGTAATGTCAAGTTGCTCTAATTCGTATCGTTGCATCAATTCATAGATTTGCGATCGATTAAAGCCCAGCAGTTGAATAGGCAAACCAACATTAAATGGGGATTGGCTCGGTTTTATAGGCATAGATGCCTCTGTTGAATGAGCAATGACCAATCGCAGTTTTTGCCATGTAAGTTGTTCTGCGGCTGTCTCATACCAGGTTCTCAATAAGGACAAGAAGTCTTGCGTGAGATCGGGGTATTCAAAGACGCGATCGACATCATCTATGGCTAATACCAGAGGATTGTTCAGTTCCTTCAACAGATAGTCTTGAAAGTAGACTGTACAACTGACCTTGCTCCCAACTTCTTCATCCCAAAAATCGTCTATTTTGGGTTCCAAATACAACTGACGGCTGATATTAATACAAAACCAACGTAAGAATTTGTTGAGCTGACGGAACAACTGGCTGTCTGCAATTTGTAGGTTAAGCATCGCCGTTTGTATCCCTTTACGTTTTGCCTGGGCGAGAATGCGATAAATGAGGGATGTTTTTCCGGTTTGGCGTGCTGCTTTAATGCGAATTAAGCTACCCGGTTGACTGATTTCAATGTTAGTCCGATCTTCGATGAGAGGATGACGGATATAAATACTGGAATGAAGTGGGACAGCACCACCCGGATATTCAATGCGATTAGAACTTTGAATTGCAGGTTGAAAAGGGATTCCTCCAAGTTGATTGCGCCCTAGAATGAGCTTAATATTTTTCTTAGTAACCTTCTCTTCTAAAGCTTCTGAAAGCAAGCTCCACAATTGGGAGCCAACTTCTTTAACATAATCCAGGTCATACCCTGCCTCAAGAGCAATTTCTCGATATAGCTTGCCAACCCAAGATTCCAGAAAAATAATCTCCTGAATGGAGTTCAAGGACTTCGGTTCCAGGAGTTGCTTAACAATATTTAATGCTTCTTGTGCCGTCATTTGTCAGACTTGGATTTTAGGCAAAATTGGATCAAACAATGATTTTGCCCCAACTATCGCACTAAGCTGAACTACAGATTGACTTTTCCTAACTAATTCCTACTTTATTCACACTTTTAAGCTAACGCTTAATAAGGTTTACCCACTTTTCTTCACAAAACAAACCTATTTACGTACTTTAAAATTTTGATGGTAGCAAATTACACTTGTTTAATTTAGGGTTTTAGGCTAAACCACCTTTAGCAAGGGCGTTGAATTGCCCTGCACACTTACTCTCTTTACCCACCCTATCCCTCTAGATAGATGCGGTATTAGGGTCAGCTGGATATGTTTTATTTGGGGTATCGTTTCAACTTTATAGATAGCATTGTGCAGACTTTAGAAGTGTTTCGCTGTATGGTGCAGGTCATGAAGTCGGGTTTAGTAGATTTAAGTTCAGTCTTTAAACCTTATTTGTATTGATCGTCTCCACGATTTGTCATAAGCGAGACTAGGTTAAGCGGGAACTCCTTCGATTAGAGAGAAAGAAGGAGTAACGTTTCAAAATCTTGCTTTGTTAAACAATGCTGTCCAAGTTATCAGGCAAATTAAGGGCGATCGCCCCTGCAACCCATCAGCTATTTCTATTTAAATAATTGCCTCGATTTAACTTATCAACCTTGCATATGAAGACTATTTTGGTGATTGAAGATGACAGATTTAATCGAGAGAATTTGTTAGCCATATTAGAGTTTTCAGGATTTCATGCGATCGGCGCAGAGCACGGTCTGATTGGTCTGCAACAGGCTCAAACGTTATTACCAGATCTGATCATTTGCGATGTTGTGATGCCTAAGTTAGATGGTTTTGGTGTTTTACAGGCACTTCGGTGCAACCCCAAAACCGCATCAATTCCAATTGTGTTTCTCTCTGCTAAGGCGGACAACGCTGATATCAGAAAAGCGATCGATTTAGGGGTGGATGAATATTTAGTAAAACCCTTTACGATCACTACCCTGGTTCAAACGATTTTTCCCTATTTGGACGGTTATCAAGTGTCTTCTCATGCCTTGACTAACCAAACTTAAAGCTACCTTCAACTGCCACTGTGCAGGGTTCCACCCCCACACCCCGTCTTAACCAACCCTCTGGTTGCTATATCAGTTAACCGAGGGCAAGGTTGTAAAGATTTGGGAGATAACTTGTTTGGCTTTGTTATCTAAAGAAACCCAATCCACTTCGCCTGTGTCTGCTTCAATTAAGTTTGTATCGATATCAACGGTGGGATTGTCGGACAAATTGACAACAGGGTTATAGTTGCGGAAACAGATTTGATAGCAAAGTTGCCACAGGTCAACTGTCACCTCGCGATCGCCCTTTTGTAAGCAGAGATAGTAACCCGGATGAGGCTGGGGCAGTTGGGCTAGCGTTGCTTGAATCTCGGTTCGGCGTTCTGGAGAGGCAGTTTGCAACTCATTTTGCAGCGTAGTCACCGTTGCTTTGATGTCGTCAGGGGTATTCTCTGCCCAAATTGGCACTTCCTGATAGGTGCCACGCCAGGATGACTGGTCTAGCTCCTTGCGGAGGTTGTCAACGACCCGAATAAAAACGGGTTGCATGAGTTGTTCTGCCTGTTGCCACGCGATCGTGCTTGCAAACTTCGGCATCATGGGCGATCGCCTCCTTTATGCGTGTCGATTGACTTCCTGTTGCAGCCATGGGTCAACAGGTTGCCCATCTCGACGGCGCAACTCGATTTCGACCACCATCACCAAGCCTGAACCGGGCGGAGCAGGGTGCTGATGAAACAGAATCTCATAGGCATTTGGGTCTTCTTTGCGTTCTCTCAGCCAATCTTGAACCTTGGTCGTCGCAAAGAAAGACTGCCCCTGCTCAAACATGCGGGTGATTTGCATTTGCAGGGTATAGGGGTTAAACCGGGGCATGGTGTTAAACGGAGATCGATTTGAGTTAAGGATTGCCCTGCTGGAGCCGCATGATCTCGCGTTGAATCACCGGAGCCAAACTGGGGTTAGACTGCATTGTGACTGTAATTGTATTAAATCGGTTGATGGTCAGGTTGTTTCTCTCAACAATTTGAGTGGCTCGGTTGCAATAGTTTACAGCGATTTGGCGGATGTTTTGGCTGAGGTTGTTCAGGCTATTGGGGCGATGGCAGGCGATCGGTGGCACTTGCCCAGAGCCTAAAATCCGCTTGATCTCATCATAAGCGGCTTGGCGGATTGGCTCAATTGCCAAGACCGAGCGAGCATAACTCTGGATCTCTTCATTGCTGATGTTAGCGACCGACTGACCATAAGCCGCACGATCCAACGTTACAGCAGCAGAACCATCTTGTGAAAGGTGCAACGTAGGCACCCATCCTGCCAGTAGACCCACGATGGAAGCCATACCTGTTAGAAGCGAT
Above is a genomic segment from Oscillatoria sp. FACHB-1407 containing:
- a CDS encoding DUF4168 domain-containing protein, with the translated sequence MINSLRSSHRVFKRLLVRSLLTGMASIVGLLAGWVPTLHLSQDGSAAVTLDRAAYGQSVANISNEEIQSYARSVLAIEPIRQAAYDEIKRILGSGQVPPIACHRPNSLNNLSQNIRQIAVNYCNRATQIVERNNLTINRFNTITVTMQSNPSLAPVIQREIMRLQQGNP
- a CDS encoding response regulator; translation: MKTILVIEDDRFNRENLLAILEFSGFHAIGAEHGLIGLQQAQTLLPDLIICDVVMPKLDGFGVLQALRCNPKTASIPIVFLSAKADNADIRKAIDLGVDEYLVKPFTITTLVQTIFPYLDGYQVSSHALTNQT
- a CDS encoding AAA-like domain-containing protein produces the protein MTAQEALNIVKQLLEPKSLNSIQEIIFLESWVGKLYREIALEAGYDLDYVKEVGSQLWSLLSEALEEKVTKKNIKLILGRNQLGGIPFQPAIQSSNRIEYPGGAVPLHSSIYIRHPLIEDRTNIEISQPGSLIRIKAARQTGKTSLIYRILAQAKRKGIQTAMLNLQIADSQLFRQLNKFLRWFCINISRQLYLEPKIDDFWDEEVGSKVSCTVYFQDYLLKELNNPLVLAIDDVDRVFEYPDLTQDFLSLLRTWYETAAEQLTWQKLRLVIAHSTEASMPIKPSQSPFNVGLPIQLLGFNRSQIYELMQRYELEQLDITLSDLEPLLALIGGHPYLLQLAFYHLKVEGLSLTNLLQQAPTQAGIYSGHLHRHWNSLRQQPELLEAFHHVITASRAVQLDAAIAHRLEGMGLIRLTGNEVRPSCDLYQQYFRSQLANLQLAEIQNE
- a CDS encoding AAA-like domain-containing protein is translated as MNSYAYQVGGSLRVNALSYVVRQADTDLYQALRAGELCCVLNSRQMGKSSLRVRMRHQLQQMGVVCASLDMARIGSQHITRSQWYKSIAFELLHDFGLLTAINFNQWWNNHNRFSELQRLSLLLEEILIVQFPQASICIFVDEIDSVFDLPFTVHGFLTLIYECYKKRVYCSAYSRLTWALFGVAHLHHLVGYDSPNQNWVGQNSVSQSSVDPSLVAQSLVSRRSMAQIDTNDTDVSFNTPRLLELRGFQEHEAQPLIAGLLEWVHHPQAVLRSILAWTGGQPFLTQKICQLVVQESQISVNRSFFPPGTELLWVEQLVRSHIIQNWEMQDQPEHLRTIQNYLLRNKRQAQRLLELYRQILRSSNVPMDHTLESTELLLSGLVESQKGMLRVKNSIYREVFNSTWVEKQLRELCSCS